In a single window of the Bacillota bacterium genome:
- a CDS encoding type II toxin-antitoxin system prevent-host-death family antitoxin, producing the protein MPNIKPVSDLRNYNEVLKEIGVGKPVFLTKNGRGRFAILDIEEYEKNQATIKLLSKLMEAEKAVKTEEEWLTEEQVKEDLGL; encoded by the coding sequence ATGCCAAATATTAAACCTGTCTCTGATTTAAGAAACTATAATGAGGTTTTGAAGGAAATTGGAGTAGGGAAGCCGGTTTTCTTAACGAAAAATGGTCGAGGTAGATTTGCTATTCTCGATATCGAAGAATATGAAAAAAATCAAGCAACGATTAAACTTCTATCGAAATTGATGGAGGCAGAAAAGGCTGTGAAAACTGAAGAAGAATGGCTTACAGAAGAACAAGTAAAGGAAGATTTAGGGTTATAA
- a CDS encoding type II toxin-antitoxin system RelE/ParE family toxin has translation MLKLRFNPVAKQDLLDIKDYIANELDNPTSANKVVSEVIESYRKLKEFPKLGPELTSKIDVPTDYRYLISGNHIIFYKIEDVYVSIYRILDTRQDYIKILFGEEKY, from the coding sequence ATGCTTAAGTTGAGATTTAACCCCGTTGCAAAACAAGATTTACTTGATATTAAGGACTATATTGCTAATGAACTTGATAACCCTACTTCAGCTAATAAGGTGGTTTCAGAGGTAATTGAAAGCTATAGAAAGTTAAAAGAATTTCCGAAACTGGGACCTGAATTAACATCAAAAATTGATGTCCCAACAGACTACCGGTATTTGATTTCGGGTAATCACATTATTTTTTATAAGATAGAAGATGTTTATGTTTCGATTTACCGAATTTTAGACACGAGACAAGATTATATTAAAATACTGTTCGGTGAAGAGAAATATTAA
- a CDS encoding cupin domain-containing protein, producing the protein MTTKIPDITRLYKGARHEFEVEVVFAPGGGQSPRESHNFDEIIVLTEGTITLERSDREEVVHYDKTPAFIEIPAGVEHVIGSTAPAKLVIIHPNRNV; encoded by the coding sequence ATGACCACCAAAATCCCGGATATTACCCGGTTATACAAAGGGGCCCGGCATGAGTTCGAGGTGGAAGTAGTTTTTGCGCCGGGTGGCGGCCAGTCCCCCCGGGAAAGTCATAATTTTGATGAAATTATTGTTCTGACCGAAGGTACTATTACCTTGGAACGCAGTGACCGGGAAGAAGTTGTTCATTACGATAAGACTCCGGCTTTCATCGAAATTCCGGCGGGGGTTGAGCATGTAATTGGTTCTACGGCACCGGCAAAATTGGTAATAATTCACCCCAACCGTAATGTTTAA
- a CDS encoding DEAD/DEAH box helicase, translating to MLKARGLGRFIQALERECFFVTPAEGETFFLVADNLCRPLFISDNFSHPRICFSNTGGPQDILGNFSGDRAGIEDYYLHHQGLTFALSPGFDTLLSTHIVRNVQPFDYQIRTVQHVLQHMRGRALLCDEVGLGKTVEAGLIMMEYIMRGLAKKILILTPPSLIEQWQEEMRSKFNLDFKIADGSEFKNNGQGWQQYDRLIASVDKAKRKGTAEQVYQEDYDLVIVDEVHHLKNRKTQGWQLANRLKKRYILLLTATPVENDLEEIFNLITLLSPGQLDTAGNFRRRYISKQDRLKPNNVNDLKGFLRDVMVRNRRSETGSILTHRHADTIEVELTSEEHHLYEEVTGLVRGHFQGKGNKGLNRFVLKTLQREVGSSSRAVIPTLEKLVGNRENPAELQEKLAEMAAKAAQIKDNAKARMLLELLSRQDGKVIIFTGFQSTRAYLFELLTDAGLEAATFHGGMRRAEKEQAIKDFSGAARVLISTESGGEGRNLQFCNTMVNYDLPWNPMRIEQRIGRIHRVGQTRDVYIYNLSARDTIEASILELLDAKLNMFRLVVGELDMILGNLKQKQDFEDLLLEIWAGSKKEEDCLRRMQDLGEELVQAREHYRQVKEVDERLLGELVPDVE from the coding sequence ATGCTCAAGGCCCGTGGCCTGGGTAGGTTTATACAGGCGTTGGAAAGGGAATGTTTTTTTGTCACACCTGCCGAAGGGGAAACTTTTTTTCTTGTGGCCGATAATCTTTGTCGGCCACTCTTTATTTCAGACAATTTTTCTCATCCCCGCATTTGTTTTTCTAATACCGGTGGGCCACAAGACATATTAGGTAATTTCAGCGGGGATAGAGCGGGAATCGAAGATTATTACTTACATCACCAGGGGTTGACTTTCGCTCTAAGCCCTGGTTTCGATACTCTCCTTTCTACACATATCGTGCGCAATGTACAACCTTTTGATTATCAGATTCGAACGGTACAGCATGTTCTGCAGCACATGCGCGGCAGGGCCCTTTTATGCGATGAGGTAGGGCTGGGCAAGACAGTTGAGGCCGGTCTTATTATGATGGAATACATAATGCGTGGTCTGGCCAAAAAGATTCTTATCCTTACTCCTCCCTCACTGATTGAACAATGGCAGGAAGAAATGCGCTCCAAGTTTAATTTGGACTTTAAAATAGCCGACGGATCAGAATTTAAAAATAACGGGCAGGGCTGGCAGCAATACGACCGCCTGATAGCGTCAGTGGATAAGGCCAAACGTAAGGGGACGGCAGAACAGGTCTACCAGGAAGACTACGATTTGGTCATTGTGGATGAAGTGCATCACTTAAAAAACCGTAAAACTCAGGGCTGGCAGCTGGCTAACCGGCTGAAGAAACGTTATATTTTACTGCTTACTGCCACTCCCGTGGAGAACGACCTGGAAGAAATTTTTAATTTGATTACCCTCTTGAGTCCCGGGCAACTGGATACGGCAGGTAATTTTCGACGCCGTTACATTTCCAAACAAGACCGTCTTAAGCCTAATAATGTAAATGATTTGAAAGGGTTTCTGAGGGATGTCATGGTGCGCAACCGCCGTAGCGAAACGGGGTCCATTTTAACCCACCGGCACGCTGACACTATTGAAGTGGAATTAACCTCGGAGGAACACCATTTATATGAGGAGGTTACCGGCCTGGTACGTGGACATTTTCAAGGAAAAGGAAATAAGGGGCTTAATCGTTTTGTGCTCAAAACATTGCAACGCGAGGTGGGTAGCAGTAGCAGGGCCGTAATTCCCACTTTGGAAAAACTGGTCGGCAACAGAGAAAATCCTGCCGAATTGCAAGAAAAGCTGGCAGAGATGGCAGCAAAGGCAGCACAAATAAAAGACAATGCTAAAGCCCGGATGCTGTTGGAACTGCTTTCCCGCCAGGATGGTAAGGTGATAATATTTACCGGTTTTCAGAGTACCAGGGCTTATCTTTTTGAATTGTTAACTGATGCCGGCCTGGAGGCAGCCACTTTCCACGGGGGCATGCGTCGTGCTGAGAAAGAACAGGCGATTAAGGATTTCTCCGGGGCTGCTCGGGTTTTGATTAGCACGGAATCCGGTGGTGAGGGGCGCAATTTGCAATTTTGCAATACCATGGTTAATTATGATTTGCCTTGGAATCCCATGCGTATTGAACAGCGCATCGGGCGTATCCACCGGGTAGGGCAGACAAGAGACGTTTATATTTATAACCTTTCCGCCCGGGATACCATTGAAGCCAGTATCTTAGAACTCCTGGACGCTAAGCTGAATATGTTCCGGCTGGTGGTGGGGGAACTGGATATGATCTTGGGCAACCTTAAGCAAAAACAAGATTTTGAGGATTTGCTACTGGAGATCTGGGCCGGAAGCAAAAAGGAAGAAGATTGTTTGCGGCGCATGCAGGATCTGGGCGAGGAACTGGTTCAGGCCCGGGAACATTATCGGCAAGTTAAAGAAGTGGATGAGCGTCTGTTGGGGGAGTTGGTGCCTGATGTGGAATAG